The following are encoded in a window of Gossypium raimondii isolate GPD5lz chromosome 13, ASM2569854v1, whole genome shotgun sequence genomic DNA:
- the LOC128035989 gene encoding uncharacterized protein LOC128035989 isoform X2, whose protein sequence is MACENSQPGILKSRRKGYGGQSKRWSESAISKAVTGASSTQKKSSNLFNPSTAIACAAKFPSLAINSNLHEEKFLVRAFASQKSLYQH, encoded by the exons ATGGCGTGTGAAAATTCTCAACCCGGAATTTTAAAGAGCAGAAGAAAAGGCTATGGTGGTCAATCGAAACGTTGGTCAGAATCTGCCATTTCCAAAGCTGTTACTGGAGCGTCTTCAACCCAGAAAAAGTCTTCAAATCTTTTCAACCCTTCGACTGCCATTGCATGCGCCGCAAAGTTCCCGTCTCTTGCAATAAATTCGAATCTGCATGAGGAAAAATTCCTTGTTAGAGCCTTCGCATCCCAG AAAAGCCTGTATCAACATTAA
- the LOC128035989 gene encoding uncharacterized protein LOC128035989 isoform X1, which yields MACENSQPGILKSRRKGYGGQSKRWSESAISKAVTGASSTQKKSSNLFNPSTAIACAAKFPSLAINSNLHEEKFLVRAFASQPVSTLILTQFGGGSTHLFKYLSLGCYKIDDIHRNSLPKPLIKVTTPSMLCIFCS from the exons ATGGCGTGTGAAAATTCTCAACCCGGAATTTTAAAGAGCAGAAGAAAAGGCTATGGTGGTCAATCGAAACGTTGGTCAGAATCTGCCATTTCCAAAGCTGTTACTGGAGCGTCTTCAACCCAGAAAAAGTCTTCAAATCTTTTCAACCCTTCGACTGCCATTGCATGCGCCGCAAAGTTCCCGTCTCTTGCAATAAATTCGAATCTGCATGAGGAAAAATTCCTTGTTAGAGCCTTCGCATCCCAG CCTGTATCAACATTAATTTTGACCCAATTCGGAGGAGGGAGCACCCATTTATTCAAATATCTTAGTCTGGGATGCTATAAAATTGACGATATCCACCGAAACTCCCTACCAAAGCCCCTGATAAAGGTAACCACTCCTTCTATGCTTTGCATCTTTTGTTCATGA